CATTCCCGATTTGGTCGATAGCCTCCGGCATCCGATGACGTGCCGGCGGGCGGTACTCTAATACAGAGACCTCGTGCCACTCAAGACCAAGGTGTCGGACCAGACGAAGACTGTCCCAAGGCCTCGGAAATCCGCCGGGACGATCGTCTATGCGGACGGCACCGACATTTCCCCCCAACACCTCCTCCGGCTCTATCAGCAGGCCCCTTGGGCTAAGGGGCGGACCATCGAGGAAACGAAGGCGATGCTTAAACAGACAGATGAAGCCGTGACGGCCTGGGATGGAGCACGGTTGGTCGGATTCGGCCGGGTGCTGACCGATTACGTGTACCGCGCGTCCATCTGGGATGTGATCGTCGATAAAGCGTACCAGGGCCGGGGGATCGGCACGGACCTCGTGAATCGGATTTTGCGCCACCCGCGGTTGAAGCGTGTCGAGCTGTTCTGGCTCTGTACCCGCATGCCGGGTTTCTACGAGAAGTTGGGATTCAGCGCCAAGGAGCAGACCGGCATGGTGTGGACGAGGGGCAAGCAGGCGAAGTTGGAATAGTCTCCGCTCAGTGAGGAAGCATCGAGCCTATCGAGGCCCCATCATTCTCCGAGCAGCGTATCCGCGGCGGCTCACGCACAGCGGCCCGCGCCGGGGGATCGCGACGGCGCGGGCCGGGTCGCTCCAAATTCATCCTCAGAAAGTGTAGCGAAGGCCCACGAGCAGGCTCATGGTCGTCGCATCGAAGTTGCCTTCAGCCCCTCCGACTTCAATCCCGCCGCGATTGCGCTTCCAGGCGACTTCGGTGTTGAGCGCCATATTGGAGGTCAAGGGGAAATCCACGCCGCCGGCGAGACGGAACGCAAACGTATTGCTCACGTCGGTTCTGGGCGTCCCCGCCGCTTCGCTGAAGGAGTTGACGTTGACGCCGATGCCGGTGGAGAGATAGGGCATGGCATTGCCGAACCGGCCCGGGTGAAATTCCAACGTCGGCAGGATCGACACGGTGTTGAGTGTGCCCAGGTCCCGGCTGGGCGTTTCGTTATCGATGCCGCGGCGTTCCCAATCGACCATCAAGCCGGCCGAGAACCACTTGTTCAGTCCATACATCGCCTGAACGTTCAAGGCATGGCTGAGGCCTCCGTCCGTTCCCGCCAGGAATTCCTGAGAGAGGAGCGAGAGGCCGGCGCGCACGCCGATCTGGAATCGGCCCTCCTTGACCTGACCGTCATGCACCCAGTCGGCCGCCAAAGCCGTCGACCACAGGCCGAGGTTGCCGCAGAGCATCAGCGCCAGCCATCCTGCTGCCGATCGCCCCGTTCGTCTTCTCATCATGTCACCCTCCCTCCTCGCTCGTTGGAGATGAATCAAGAGACCGCTGGATTCGGATCATGCCGTGGACTCTGATGCCCAACGCGATCTCGGGGCCGCCGTTCGACTCTATAGCCCATTGATGCAGGAGATGCAAGCCAAAGAGCCGGGGACGGGCCGGCTCACTGAAAAAAGAGCACGGCCGGAAATCCTGTAGGGAACAGGCCGGTATCGGTAGAACTTCTCAATGCGTCAGAGTGGAAGAGCTGAGGCGTCTGTGTTTCGGGGACAGCAGCGCCGCCAGGATGAAGACAAGCGTCGCCAACAGCACGATCGTCGGGCCGGAAGGGAGATCCCACCAGTAGGACACCAGCACGCCGCCGATCGCGCAGCCGGCGCCGATGAGCACCGAGTAGGAGGTCATTTGCGCCAGACTGTGCGTCAACTGATAGGCGCTTGAGGCCGGGATCAACATCAAGGCGAAGACCAGAATCGCCCCGACGATCTTCAGCGACACGACGATGGTCAGCGCGATCAGCGAAAGCAGGAGGTAGAAGATCTTGCGGGCGGGAATGCCGGAGGCCTCCGCCATCTCCTGGTCGAAGGCGATGAAGTACAGCTCTTTCGAGAAGAGCACGATGGTGCCCAGGACCAGCAATCCCAGCAGTGAAATCGAAAGGAGTTCTTCCGGTGTGACGGCCAGCACGCTCCCGAACAGATATCCGTACACCTCCGCGTTGTAGGTCTTCATCAGCCCGATGAACAGAATGGCGAGCGCCATCGTGGCCGTGTACAGAATGCCGATCGAGACGTCCAGTTTCATCCGGCCCTTCTCCTCCATCAACCCCGTGATCCAAGCCGTGCTGAGTCCGAACAGAATGGCCAACGGCAGGGGCGGACCGCCGATCAGGTAGGCCAGCGCGACGCCGGCGAACGCGGCATGGGCCGTGCCGGCCCCGATGAAGGCCAATCCGCGAAGAACGACAAAGACGCCGATCAGCGAACAGAGCGCCCCGACGAGCGCGGCGGCAAGCAGCGAGCGCT
The DNA window shown above is from Nitrospira tepida and carries:
- a CDS encoding GNAT family N-acetyltransferase, with translation MPLKTKVSDQTKTVPRPRKSAGTIVYADGTDISPQHLLRLYQQAPWAKGRTIEETKAMLKQTDEAVTAWDGARLVGFGRVLTDYVYRASIWDVIVDKAYQGRGIGTDLVNRILRHPRLKRVELFWLCTRMPGFYEKLGFSAKEQTGMVWTRGKQAKLE
- a CDS encoding outer membrane protein codes for the protein MMRRRTGRSAAGWLALMLCGNLGLWSTALAADWVHDGQVKEGRFQIGVRAGLSLLSQEFLAGTDGGLSHALNVQAMYGLNKWFSAGLMVDWERRGIDNETPSRDLGTLNTVSILPTLEFHPGRFGNAMPYLSTGIGVNVNSFSEAAGTPRTDVSNTFAFRLAGGVDFPLTSNMALNTEVAWKRNRGGIEVGGAEGNFDATTMSLLVGLRYTF
- a CDS encoding metal ABC transporter permease, producing MLDLLTYDFMQRSLLAAALVGALCSLIGVFVVLRGLAFIGAGTAHAAFAGVALAYLIGGPPLPLAILFGLSTAWITGLMEEKGRMKLDVSIGILYTATMALAILFIGLMKTYNAEVYGYLFGSVLAVTPEELLSISLLGLLVLGTIVLFSKELYFIAFDQEMAEASGIPARKIFYLLLSLIALTIVVSLKIVGAILVFALMLIPASSAYQLTHSLAQMTSYSVLIGAGCAIGGVLVSYWWDLPSGPTIVLLATLVFILAALLSPKHRRLSSSTLTH